AGGTGCTGCTCGACAATAAAGCCGGAGCGGCTCTGGCAATCGAATACTTGCTGGAGCAGGGACACCGGAAGCTGTACGCTATAACGGGGCCGGGAGGTTCCTTTGATTCCAAACAGCGCTTGGCGGCGGCCACCCAGGTCGTAGAGCGCGCAAGCGATGCTTCGCTTACTGTTATTGAAGGCGATTTCAACAAGTCATCGGGCGAGCATGCAGCGGCAAGATTAGCCGCAGACGGCATTATCAGCTCGAAGGGCGAACCGGCGGCGATATTCTGCTTCAACGACGAGATGGCGATCGGGATGTGCCATTACTTGCAAAGGAATCATCCGGATATTGTGATTGGCCGGGACCTGCACTTGATCGGCTTTGATAATCTGGAGCTGGCCTCCTTCATGCACCCTCGCCTCGCAACGATTGATTATTCGAAGCGCAAATGGGGAGCAATTGCGGCGGAGCAGCTTCTTAAGGTTATCGGCGGACAAGAAGTCGAGCAGGAAAGAATCTATGTCTCTCTTATTCGAGGCGGGTCGGTAGGTTCAGTTACGCGATAAGCACAAATGAATAATACAAAGCACGAAAGATCAGAGATCCTCGCCGGATGATTTCTGGTCTTTTTTTCTATACATAGGCACTTTGGCATGGTATAGTCGGATTTGAATATTATGGAAATGATTACGCGGAGGGAAAACCATGCAAGGATCTTGTTCCGTTACACTCACCAAAGAAGATTTGGTAAAGCTGCAATTAACTTTTCTGAAAAAGAAAGCATATCCCTGGATTCTTGGTTTTATGTATCTCATGTCCCTGTTAAACATCATCATTGTTATTGTGGACAGAGACATCTCCAGTCTAAATCCATTCATGATTTTCATCTTTATCTTTGTGCCTCTCTTTGCTATCCTCCTTGTAAAAGGTCATAAGAAAAATATCAATAATCGATTTTTGAGAGAAGAGAAAAAATATACATGGTCGGATGAAGGAATGATTTTGGAGAGCGACTCGTTGACTGTGAGAATGCAGTGGGAGGACTTTACCGGTCTATTCGCTACCAAATCGGCCATTTATTTATTGGTGAACGGCGTCACGGCCCATATATTCCCCCGCAGGAGTTTTACCGAAGAAGAGTGGAGCCAATTCAAGCACGCTACCCGCAGCCGAGTTACACGGAAAAAGAGCTACCGATGGGCAAGAAATCTGCTCGTTTATATCGCTATCTTCGTCGTTACCGTCGGCATCATTCAATATTTCAATGCGAGCTAGTTCATAAGAGGAAGAAGTCGGGATCCTATTTCAGGATTCCGGCTTTTTTGTCAGCGGGGCAGAACGGGGTATAAGAAAGGAGGACAGGGAATAATGTAATAATACGCCTTAAATTTCAGTTCGACTGAAAAGAGTGATCGAAATGAAGGAAATGACCTTTAAAGCTTTTGCCCTCACGAATGAAATTGATCTGAACAAGATTGCGATCCATTGCGGAATTCCCAAGAAGTTTACCTGGGAGCAGCCTTTAATTCTGAAGGGCGACATTCTGGAGTCCATTCTCCAGCATCGAGTCGAGGAGTCGCAGCAGGTGCTTGTCTTTTCATTTGGGAGCATTGTCTTCATTAATCATTCACGCCCGCAGGACATTATCGCATTCCTGAGATACATAACAGCTTTTGAACCGGAGATCGATATTTCGAACGCCGATCGTTACTCCGATGATTACAGCCTTCATTACGGGGAGAAAGAGTCCTTCGAATTGACGGATGAGTATGTGGAAGTGTCTGAATTCGAGCATTTCCATCCCGAACTTATATCTACCGTTCTTGCGAAATCGGTCGCTTTCGAGAAAGTGGAAGAGCAGCTGGGGAAAATCAACGACAAGCTGGAGACGGTGATTGAACGGCTCGAGAAAGGAAAGCTCCGGATCGGCAACAAGGAGCTGGCCCGGACGACGGCGATCATCCTGCGCTACGAGTATAATTCGCTGGCTTACATTATGATTTTGGATAAGCCCGATATTACTTGGAGCAGCAGCCATGCCAGCGAGTTTTACGACAAGATGCTGGATTTCTTCGAATTGAATGACCGGTATAAAATATTAAAGAACAAAACGGAATTCCTGCATCACATTATAGAAGGATTCTCGACGATCAGCCATTCAATACGCGGATTGTTCGTTGAATGGATTATCGTTATTCTCATTGTCATAGAGGTTATTCTGACGGTCCTGCAAATTGCCGGAGTACTGCCATAAAGGGATTGCCGGTTAGAACGGAGAATTACTAATCGACTGACTAGATGCAGAATCGAATACGTCCTCAGTATTCTATATTGGAGGAACTAAAGCGATGACCATTAAAGAGCAGACGATCGTAACGTCTTCAGGGAACAAGATCTTAACCAAGGACAAAGAGATTCGAATCGTTGGGAAGCTGGATGAACCGCTTATTTTGATTCTGGATAATGTATTAAGCTGGGCGGAATGCGATTTATTGATTGACTTGGCTTCGGCTAGAATGCAGCGGGCCAAAATCGGGAGCTCTCACGATGTCAGCGAAGTCAGAACAAGCAGCAGCATGTTTTTTGAGGAAAGCGAAAATGAGTGTATCGGACAAGTAGAGGCCCGGGTGGCCGAGCTTATGAATATCCCGGTCTCCCACGCGGAACCTCTGCAGGTGCTGCGGTATCAGCCCGGAGAACAATATCATCCTCATTTCGACTATTTTACGCAAGGCAGCAGTATGAACAATCGGATCAGCACGCTGGTCATGTATTTGAATGACGTGGAAGAAGGCGGCGAGACGTATTTCCCTTCTCTTCATTTTTCGGTAACGCCCAAGAAAGGCAGCGCGGTCTACTTTGAATATTTTTATAACGATACCCGCTTGAACGAGTTAACGCTGCATGCAGGACATCCCGTCGAAGCCGGAGAGAAGTGGGTAGCAACCCAATGGATGAGAAGGCAAAGATACCGCTAGGTTTATACATAGACGTAAAAGAGCCGGAAATCCGCTGAGGATTCCGGCTTTTCTTATGATTGGAATAGCTATGGATCCGTGCATCCGTCTGTATGAAATGCTTCCTGAATAAAATGGAAACCCGAGGATACGCTAATGATGGTTGTTGAGAAGAAAGGAGCGTTAAGATGAAAATAGCAGGTGTTAGGAAGATGGTAGGTCTGATGGCGTTTATGTTTATATTGGCGTCAACCTCGGCGCATGCGGCTCCTCAGACGATCCCAATGCTTCAGTCGGCGGCGCAATTGTCCCAGAATCAACTTCAAATCACGTATGACCGGACGGTTGATCAGGCTAAAGGCGTTAATCCGTCTAACTATTGGATACAGAGCACAACCGAAGCGATACCGTCCGGGATTGCCACATTGGGCAAAAATGACGCGGTAGGGCCGCAGAATGCCCTGACGGCTAATCGGGTCACGATTCAACCGGTGGACGCGCAGAACAAGAGCTTCATACTCACGTTTATGCAGCCGATTACCAAGGGGATGTCGTACAAGCTTATTATATGTTACGTTACCATCCCCGGAGATCCGCCTTATTCGGGAGATAATGGTTCTGCTATGTTCGTCGGGCGGTAGAAAAAGAGGATGCAAAAAAGCTTCGCCATGCGCGAGGCTTTTTTATTTGTCGCCTAATGATTGGTCATATTCATATAACTTTACGTATTATAAACTGGAATAGAATGTTTTATGGTACAATGACGAATCGAGAGAATGTCGGGTTTAACGGTAGCGTATACAGGAATGGAGATAAAGAATAATGAGTTTGTTAACAGTGGAGCAGTTATCGCATACGTTTGGCGACCGGGTATTGTTTAAGGATGTGTCCTTTCGATTGCTTGAAGGAGAGCATATCGGCCTTGTTGGAGCGAACGGTACAGGGAAATCGACCCTGATGAATATTTTGACGGGCAAGTTGTTGAAGGATGAAGGCAAGGTAGAATGGACACCTCGCGTTCGTTACGGTTATCTGGACCAGCATACGAAGCTTGAAGCGGGAAAGACGATCCGCGATGTGCTCAAGGACGCGTTCCTGCCGCTGCTTGTGTTAGAGGAGGAGCTTAACGATATTGCCGCGCAAATGGGCGATGCGGATTCGGATACGCTGGAGCAGCTTCTAGTGAGGATGGGAGAAATTCAGGAAGAGCTCGAAATCGGCGATTTCTATTTGATCGACGTGAAGGTCGATGAGATGGCGAATGGTCTGGGTCTTAACGCAATCGGCCTTGACCGTGACGTTACGGCGCTTAGCGGCGGACAGCGGACGAAGGTTCTGCTTGCCAAGCTGCTGCTTGAGAAGCCGGGCGTCTTATTGCTTGATGAGCCTACCAACTATTTGGACGAAGAGCATATTAACTGGTTGACGAACTATTTGAAGAACTACCCCCATGCCTTTGTTCTTATTTCCCATGAGACCGGCTTTATGAATCAGGTCGTTAACGTGATTTATCATCTTGAATTTACGAGGCTGACGCGTTACACCGCGAACTATGAGAAGTTCCTGGAGATGGCTGAGCTGAACAAAGCCCAGCATATCGACGCCTACGCGAAACAGCAGGATTATATTAAGAAGCAAGAAGAGTTTATTCAGAAAAATAAGGCGCGCGCATCTACGTCCGGGCGCGCGAAGAGCCGCGAGAAGCAGCTGGGCCGCATCGACCTGATCGATAAGCCGGAGGAAGCGGCGAAACCAACCTTTAACTTCAAAGAGTCCAGAACAAGCGGCAAGACTGTATTTGAAGCACAGGGAATGGTTATCGGCTACAACAAGCCTCTTCTTCCCAAAATGGATATGGTCATTGAACGCGGCGATAAGATTGCGATCGTAGGCTGCAACGGCGTGGGTAAATCCACGCTCCTGAAATCGATTCTTGGCGTTATTCCGCCATTTGAAGGCAAAACGTACCTTGGGGATTATCTATCTCCAGCCTATTTCGAGCAGGAAGCGAAGGCGCCGACGATGACTCCGCTGGAGGATGTATGGGATGAGTTTTCCTTCATGAGCCAGCACGAGGTTCGGGCAGCGCTTGCCCGCTGCGGATTGAAGAACGAGCATATTACCCGCCCGCTTAACCAGCTCAGCGGGGGAGAACAGGCGAAGGTTCGTCTGTGCAAGCTGATGATGCGGGAGAGCAACTGGATTCTGTTCGATGAACCGACGAACCATTTGGACATCGTTGCCAAGGCTGAATTAAAGCGTGCGCTGAAGGCCTACAAGGGTACGATCGTTCTCGTTTCCCACGAGCCTGACTTCTACGAGGATTGGGCAACGAAAACATGGGACGTGGAAGCCTGGGCTATGCAGACCCAGAGATAAGGGATTGAGATGACGAATACATCGCCACGGAGCCGCGTGCTCCGGCGGTGTATTTTTTTTGCCTGCTACTTGAATTTTTCGGAAAAAGCTTTGATTTTATCCACAAAAATTCCCTTCAGCTGATCGGTGCCTTCTTTGGGCGCTTTATAAGCTTTATAGCCGCCAAACGATTCCGTGCAGACGGCAGCTTCTTTCAGGTCGGCAGGAATATTCCTCTCAATGATGTCTTCGGTCTCCTTTGGTTTCTCATTGCAAATAAAATAGCCCATTTTCTTATTCAATAACTGATCATGATTCTTTTTGATAAAATCGCGAACCGGTTTGTAGATCTTCCCGTCCCGGACTCCCGCGCCCAAAATAATGCGGTCATACTCTTCGATCAGGGGCTTCTCCGCTTCAAGATCGCAAACCGTGCAATTCGGAATTTCCTCTGCCAGAACCTTTACGCATTGCCCGGTTGCCCCGGTTTTCGTAGCGTAGATAATCAATGCTCCCACTTGGCTCACTCCTTATTCTCTATTCTTGCGCGCATTTGAATGAAGCTGACGGATCTGCTCTTCAAGGACGCTGCCCGCCTCGGATAAAAATTGCGTGATGAGTTCAAGCTCTTGATCCGTATAGGCTGAAGCCAGTTTGACCATCGCCGCGTGCAGCTGAAGATACGTAACGCTGACTTCTTCTTTATTCTCATAGACGGGCTCGATAATGACTTTGCGGCGGTCACGGGGATCGGGCTGTCTGCGCACGAACCCTTCTTTTTCCAGACGGTCAATCAATGAAGTAACGCTACCAGTCGTGAGTCCGGTTAGTTTCGAGAGCTCGCCGGCGGTGACGGGACCTTTCTCATGAAGAATGTCGATGGATAAAAAATCGTTGTTATAGAGCCCCAAGGAGGCAGCTACGCTTTGCTGGTAGAGCACGGTTCTGGTTCCCAGCCTGCGCATGCCCCTCGTAAGATTTTCTTGCTGCTCCGTCGCTTGACCCGGTTGATTGCTGGCCATCATGTAATCCTCCTACTTATCTTGATCATCAAGATACTTTATAGTCAAGATACTTTAATGCGCTATTAATGTCAAATATGGAGGTTTGGCCTCCTTACCTGGGGCTGGTTTCCGCTTTTTTCCTTTGTTGTTTTATCATTTGAAATAGATCACAAGTCTGAAAAAAATGAGAACGGTTAAACCGGCCAAAGCTCAAAATTTAGTCAAAAATTCTCATATTTTAGCAACATTTATCGGTTATGCTTGAATTAAGTCAATTTTTTGGCGCAAGATATGAAACTTCCTTTAATTGCTACTCGTCTTAGGAATGAAGCAAAAGGTATGATATTTATA
This region of Paenibacillus sp. JDR-2 genomic DNA includes:
- a CDS encoding LacI family DNA-binding transcriptional regulator — translated: MVSIKDIAKQAGVSISTVSYALNGNPKVTEETTARILAVANELNYVPNAAARSLKRRETKIIGVFLTDFSGAFYGDLLQGMKEVLSVKGYDLIVCSGKQSHRMLPERLIDGAIILDETFDSKELASYAERGHKLVVLDRELNHANVNQVLLDNKAGAALAIEYLLEQGHRKLYAITGPGGSFDSKQRLAAATQVVERASDASLTVIEGDFNKSSGEHAAARLAADGIISSKGEPAAIFCFNDEMAIGMCHYLQRNHPDIVIGRDLHLIGFDNLELASFMHPRLATIDYSKRKWGAIAAEQLLKVIGGQEVEQERIYVSLIRGGSVGSVTR
- a CDS encoding YcxB family protein, whose translation is MQGSCSVTLTKEDLVKLQLTFLKKKAYPWILGFMYLMSLLNIIIVIVDRDISSLNPFMIFIFIFVPLFAILLVKGHKKNINNRFLREEKKYTWSDEGMILESDSLTVRMQWEDFTGLFATKSAIYLLVNGVTAHIFPRRSFTEEEWSQFKHATRSRVTRKKSYRWARNLLVYIAIFVVTVGIIQYFNAS
- a CDS encoding RMD1 family protein; the protein is MKEMTFKAFALTNEIDLNKIAIHCGIPKKFTWEQPLILKGDILESILQHRVEESQQVLVFSFGSIVFINHSRPQDIIAFLRYITAFEPEIDISNADRYSDDYSLHYGEKESFELTDEYVEVSEFEHFHPELISTVLAKSVAFEKVEEQLGKINDKLETVIERLEKGKLRIGNKELARTTAIILRYEYNSLAYIMILDKPDITWSSSHASEFYDKMLDFFELNDRYKILKNKTEFLHHIIEGFSTISHSIRGLFVEWIIVILIVIEVILTVLQIAGVLP
- a CDS encoding 2OG-Fe(II) oxygenase, translating into MTIKEQTIVTSSGNKILTKDKEIRIVGKLDEPLILILDNVLSWAECDLLIDLASARMQRAKIGSSHDVSEVRTSSSMFFEESENECIGQVEARVAELMNIPVSHAEPLQVLRYQPGEQYHPHFDYFTQGSSMNNRISTLVMYLNDVEEGGETYFPSLHFSVTPKKGSAVYFEYFYNDTRLNELTLHAGHPVEAGEKWVATQWMRRQRYR
- a CDS encoding ABC-F family ATP-binding cassette domain-containing protein; amino-acid sequence: MSLLTVEQLSHTFGDRVLFKDVSFRLLEGEHIGLVGANGTGKSTLMNILTGKLLKDEGKVEWTPRVRYGYLDQHTKLEAGKTIRDVLKDAFLPLLVLEEELNDIAAQMGDADSDTLEQLLVRMGEIQEELEIGDFYLIDVKVDEMANGLGLNAIGLDRDVTALSGGQRTKVLLAKLLLEKPGVLLLDEPTNYLDEEHINWLTNYLKNYPHAFVLISHETGFMNQVVNVIYHLEFTRLTRYTANYEKFLEMAELNKAQHIDAYAKQQDYIKKQEEFIQKNKARASTSGRAKSREKQLGRIDLIDKPEEAAKPTFNFKESRTSGKTVFEAQGMVIGYNKPLLPKMDMVIERGDKIAIVGCNGVGKSTLLKSILGVIPPFEGKTYLGDYLSPAYFEQEAKAPTMTPLEDVWDEFSFMSQHEVRAALARCGLKNEHITRPLNQLSGGEQAKVRLCKLMMRESNWILFDEPTNHLDIVAKAELKRALKAYKGTIVLVSHEPDFYEDWATKTWDVEAWAMQTQR
- a CDS encoding flavodoxin domain-containing protein yields the protein MGALIIYATKTGATGQCVKVLAEEIPNCTVCDLEAEKPLIEEYDRIILGAGVRDGKIYKPVRDFIKKNHDQLLNKKMGYFICNEKPKETEDIIERNIPADLKEAAVCTESFGGYKAYKAPKEGTDQLKGIFVDKIKAFSEKFK
- a CDS encoding MarR family winged helix-turn-helix transcriptional regulator, with amino-acid sequence MMASNQPGQATEQQENLTRGMRRLGTRTVLYQQSVAASLGLYNNDFLSIDILHEKGPVTAGELSKLTGLTTGSVTSLIDRLEKEGFVRRQPDPRDRRKVIIEPVYENKEEVSVTYLQLHAAMVKLASAYTDQELELITQFLSEAGSVLEEQIRQLHSNARKNRE